One region of Mesobacillus boroniphilus genomic DNA includes:
- a CDS encoding XTP/dITP diphosphatase translates to MESVIIATKNKGKAKEFEKLFLPKGLVVKTLLDYAEIEDVEETGSTFEENAILKAETIANNLGVRVIADDSGLEIDALEGRPGVYSARYAGSEKNDENNIDKVLDELQGVPESERTARFCCALAMAEPGKETLTVFGTCEGRILNERRGTNGFGYDPIFYVETEGKAMAELASDEKNKISHRANAIRKLDDLLQKRGESHE, encoded by the coding sequence ATGGAATCAGTCATAATCGCGACAAAAAATAAAGGAAAAGCAAAAGAGTTCGAGAAGCTTTTTTTGCCAAAAGGGTTGGTGGTAAAAACTTTGCTCGATTACGCAGAGATTGAAGATGTAGAAGAAACAGGCTCAACTTTTGAGGAGAACGCCATCTTAAAAGCGGAGACAATCGCTAATAATCTTGGTGTACGAGTGATTGCGGATGATTCTGGGCTTGAAATTGACGCATTGGAAGGACGTCCAGGGGTGTATTCGGCACGTTACGCAGGTTCTGAAAAAAATGATGAAAACAACATCGACAAAGTTCTTGATGAACTACAGGGTGTGCCAGAAAGTGAGCGTACCGCAAGATTCTGCTGCGCACTCGCAATGGCAGAGCCAGGTAAAGAGACATTGACTGTTTTCGGGACATGTGAAGGAAGAATCCTGAATGAAAGACGGGGTACCAATGGTTTTGGCTATGATCCGATTTTCTACGTAGAAACAGAGGGAAAAGCTATGGCCGAATTGGCTTCAGATGAAAAAAACAAAATCAGCCACCGGGCCAATGCGATCAGAAAACTGGATGATCTTCTACAAAAGCGTGGGGAAAGCCATGAGTAG
- the rph gene encoding ribonuclease PH produces MRFDGREPLQLRPIHIETDYLKHPEGSVLIAVGDTKVICTASIEERVPPFMRGEGKGWITAEYSMLPRATEQRNIREAAKGKISGRTMEIQRLIGRALRAVVNLEAIGERTVWVDCDVIQADGGTRTASITGAFVAMAMALEKLSKQKKLSAFPVTDFLAATSVGVLKNGEVVVDLNYVEDSAAHVDMNVVMTGNGEFVELQGTGEEATFSYSQLQELLKAAQEGITELFEKQKEALGEELAAKIEGAKQR; encoded by the coding sequence ATGCGATTTGATGGGCGTGAACCCTTGCAATTAAGACCGATACATATTGAAACTGATTATTTAAAACATCCAGAAGGTTCTGTGTTGATCGCTGTTGGAGATACGAAAGTGATATGTACTGCCAGCATCGAGGAACGCGTTCCTCCGTTCATGAGGGGTGAGGGGAAAGGATGGATTACGGCAGAGTATTCTATGCTGCCGCGTGCTACAGAACAGAGGAATATACGTGAAGCGGCAAAAGGCAAGATTTCCGGAAGGACGATGGAAATCCAGCGCTTGATCGGCAGAGCGCTGCGCGCAGTCGTAAATCTTGAGGCTATAGGCGAGCGTACTGTTTGGGTCGATTGTGATGTTATCCAGGCAGATGGCGGTACCCGTACTGCTTCAATCACAGGAGCTTTTGTAGCGATGGCTATGGCTCTTGAGAAGCTGAGCAAGCAAAAGAAATTGTCAGCTTTTCCTGTTACTGATTTTCTAGCTGCGACGAGTGTTGGGGTTTTGAAGAACGGCGAGGTTGTTGTTGATTTGAATTATGTCGAGGATTCCGCTGCTCATGTCGACATGAATGTTGTCATGACAGGCAATGGCGAATTCGTTGAGTTGCAGGGGACTGGAGAAGAAGCTACTTTTTCATACAGCCAGCTGCAGGAACTTTTAAAGGCAGCACAAGAAGGTATAACAGAACTCTTCGAAAAACAGAAGGAAGCACTAGGCGAAGAATTGGCAGCCAAGATCGAGGGTGCAAAACAGAGATAG
- a CDS encoding GerMN domain-containing protein, which yields MSKNKKAVVVTAATLATTVFLSGCGLFGGEEKKKIDPPQDVTFMEDGETLDENVSTETKEDGKEAVETSIQTELYLIDKNGYVVSQTLGLPRTESVAKQALEYLVMNGPVEQMLPNGFRAVLPADTQMTVNIEDGTATVDFSKEFATYKKEDEKKILQAVTWTLTQFDTVDEVKLQMNGTPLEAMPVGGTPIGGELSRADGINVDNSDVVDITNTKAVTVYYIGGEEGAYYYVPVTKRVSNDVKDNITAIVNELVEGPAYASNLLSEFQSGVKLLDTPMVEDGKVTLNFNESIYGNFEEKMVSKHLLNSLVLSLTEQTGVESVALTVDGKADVLTESGEKLAEPVTRPEKVNTGSF from the coding sequence ATGTCAAAAAATAAAAAGGCTGTGGTCGTTACAGCTGCTACATTGGCAACTACGGTATTCCTATCTGGCTGTGGACTGTTCGGGGGCGAGGAAAAGAAGAAAATAGATCCTCCCCAGGATGTAACTTTCATGGAAGATGGGGAGACGCTTGATGAAAATGTTTCTACAGAAACAAAAGAGGATGGAAAAGAAGCTGTTGAGACGTCCATCCAGACAGAACTGTATTTGATCGACAAAAACGGGTATGTCGTTTCACAGACATTGGGCCTTCCTAGAACAGAAAGTGTCGCCAAACAGGCACTGGAATACCTTGTGATGAATGGACCTGTCGAGCAAATGCTTCCAAATGGCTTCAGGGCCGTCCTTCCAGCTGACACACAAATGACAGTGAACATCGAGGACGGAACCGCAACAGTTGATTTTTCAAAAGAATTCGCAACCTATAAAAAAGAGGATGAGAAGAAGATCCTACAGGCTGTGACATGGACGCTTACCCAGTTCGACACAGTCGATGAAGTGAAGCTTCAGATGAATGGCACGCCTCTTGAAGCTATGCCTGTAGGCGGTACTCCGATTGGAGGAGAATTGAGCCGTGCGGATGGCATTAACGTGGATAATTCCGATGTCGTTGATATCACAAATACTAAAGCAGTCACGGTTTATTATATTGGCGGTGAGGAAGGCGCGTATTATTATGTTCCTGTAACAAAGCGCGTCAGCAATGATGTTAAGGATAACATTACCGCAATCGTAAACGAGCTTGTTGAAGGTCCTGCGTATGCATCCAATCTTCTGTCGGAATTCCAGTCTGGTGTGAAGCTGCTTGACACACCTATGGTTGAGGATGGAAAGGTAACTCTGAACTTCAATGAATCGATTTACGGTAACTTTGAAGAAAAAATGGTTTCTAAACACCTGCTAAATTCACTTGTACTGTCATTAACAGAACAGACGGGCGTTGAGAGTGTTGCCCTTACGGTGGATGGGAAGGCAGATGTATTGACAGAGTCGGGGGAAAAACTGGCTGAGCCGGTTACAAGGCCTGAAAAAGTAAACACAGGTAGTTTTTAA
- the racE gene encoding glutamate racemase, with product MNRPIGIIDSGVGGLTVAKEVMRQLPYEQIIYVGDTARCPYGPRPVEEVKRFTWQMTRFLLEKNIKMLVIACNTATAVVLDEIRNELSIPVLGVIQPGARTAIKVTDNYKIGIIGTEGTVKSRAYEHALKSINRKTAIEALACPKFVPLVESGEYDGRVAKKVVTETLQPLKGQGLDTLILGCTHYPLLEPLIKEVMGPEVKVISSGEETAREVSTILGHNDMFADREDLPEHSYYMTGSRTIFSSIASQWLERPIEIVEKIKLG from the coding sequence TTGAATCGACCAATAGGAATCATTGATTCAGGAGTAGGCGGGCTAACCGTTGCCAAGGAAGTCATGAGACAGCTTCCATATGAACAGATCATCTATGTCGGTGATACGGCCCGTTGTCCATACGGGCCTCGTCCTGTAGAGGAAGTGAAGAGATTTACCTGGCAAATGACCCGTTTCCTGCTGGAAAAGAATATTAAAATGCTTGTCATCGCTTGCAATACAGCGACCGCGGTAGTCCTTGACGAAATAAGGAATGAACTCTCGATTCCTGTGTTAGGCGTCATCCAGCCGGGCGCGAGGACAGCAATCAAGGTAACGGACAATTATAAAATCGGCATTATCGGAACTGAAGGCACTGTGAAAAGCCGTGCCTACGAGCATGCGTTGAAATCTATCAACCGTAAGACTGCCATTGAAGCACTCGCTTGCCCTAAATTCGTGCCGCTTGTAGAAAGTGGGGAATATGATGGACGGGTCGCGAAGAAAGTGGTGACTGAGACCCTACAGCCGTTAAAAGGGCAGGGGCTTGATACATTGATCCTGGGATGCACCCACTATCCTTTGCTCGAGCCGCTCATTAAGGAAGTTATGGGTCCTGAGGTCAAAGTGATCAGTTCCGGCGAGGAAACAGCGCGCGAGGTAAGCACGATCCTCGGCCATAACGACATGTTTGCTGACAGGGAAGACCTTCCGGAGCATTCATATTACATGACAGGCTCCAGAACGATTTTTTCCTCCATAGCATCCCAGTGGCTGGAGAGGCCGATTGAAATCGTTGAGAAAATTAAATTAGGATAA
- a CDS encoding MarR family winged helix-turn-helix transcriptional regulator — protein sequence MKLEGVGKNQGLETVADIEKDLRYISGIIKQKGRELLSNYTITPPQFIALQWLFEDGDMTIGELSNKMFLACSTTTDLVDRMEKNELVVRVKDPNDRRVVRIHLLEEGERIIDEVIKKRQLYLQEVLKDFSGEEILSLKEGLAKLHQEMRGE from the coding sequence ATGAAGCTTGAAGGGGTAGGGAAAAATCAGGGGCTGGAGACGGTTGCTGATATCGAAAAGGATTTGCGGTACATATCTGGGATTATAAAGCAGAAGGGACGCGAGCTCCTCAGCAATTACACAATTACTCCTCCACAGTTCATTGCCCTGCAATGGCTATTTGAAGACGGAGATATGACAATCGGGGAACTGTCGAATAAAATGTTCCTGGCATGCAGCACGACCACTGATCTTGTTGACAGGATGGAGAAAAATGAACTTGTTGTAAGAGTGAAGGATCCTAATGACAGGCGTGTAGTCCGCATCCATCTTCTAGAAGAAGGCGAAAGGATCATCGATGAAGTGATCAAGAAACGCCAGTTGTACCTTCAAGAGGTATTGAAGGATTTTTCAGGTGAGGAAATATTGTCCCTCAAAGAGGGCTTAGCGAAATTACATCAAGAAATGCGTGGAGAATGA
- the gerE gene encoding spore germination transcription factor GerE, translating into MKENEYTHKPLLTKREREVFELLVQDKTTKEIASELFISEKTVRNHISNAMQKLGVKGRSQAVVELLRMGELEL; encoded by the coding sequence TTGAAGGAAAATGAATATACTCACAAGCCATTACTCACTAAACGCGAAAGAGAAGTTTTCGAACTGTTAGTACAAGACAAAACAACAAAAGAGATCGCTAGTGAATTATTTATCAGCGAAAAAACGGTTCGGAACCATATTTCAAACGCCATGCAAAAGCTTGGTGTAAAGGGGCGTTCCCAAGCTGTTGTAGAGCTCCTGCGTATGGGAGAGCTAGAACTTTAA
- a CDS encoding acyl-CoA thioesterase, whose translation MKKMEYINEIVSWEEEFEFFYQVKVRFSETDMFGHLNNTVPFTYFEQARIEYFKSQGFMQDWVKPENETIPVVADLQCDYLSQIFFDEDLKIYVKANSIGNSSVDLHYMVKKADGSICLTGRGTIVQISKKTGKGVSWTEDMRHLFSESKKSVVK comes from the coding sequence ATGAAGAAGATGGAATACATTAATGAGATTGTAAGCTGGGAAGAGGAGTTTGAATTTTTTTATCAGGTGAAGGTTCGATTTTCAGAAACAGATATGTTTGGCCACTTAAATAACACTGTTCCATTTACATATTTCGAACAGGCAAGGATTGAATACTTCAAGAGCCAGGGTTTCATGCAAGATTGGGTCAAACCAGAGAATGAGACGATTCCGGTCGTTGCCGATTTGCAATGTGATTATTTAAGCCAGATCTTTTTTGATGAGGACCTGAAAATTTATGTGAAGGCCAACTCAATTGGAAATTCCTCAGTTGATCTTCACTATATGGTCAAAAAAGCGGACGGCTCGATTTGCCTGACTGGAAGGGGAACGATCGTACAAATTTCCAAGAAAACAGGCAAGGGAGTATCCTGGACGGAGGATATGAGGCACTTGTTTTCAGAAAGCAAGAAATCCGTCGTTAAATAA
- a CDS encoding class D sortase, whose protein sequence is MQLSKILAIGIIISGVMILGIGLFQLWDIKRQEKISLEAAKELVQGNKQKANKKEFKPETGEASGLLLIPKINAELAIVEGTDADDLEKGVGHYKGSFYPEENGQIVLSGHRDTVFRKAGDLELGDHLTMKMPYGDYTYEITGTKIVSADDTSIITLQNSEEELVLTTCYPFNYIGDAPDRYIIYAKRMLDKN, encoded by the coding sequence ATGCAACTTTCAAAGATATTGGCAATTGGAATTATTATTAGTGGTGTGATGATCCTGGGAATTGGTTTATTTCAGTTATGGGACATTAAGCGGCAAGAGAAGATCTCCCTTGAGGCTGCAAAAGAATTGGTCCAGGGAAATAAACAAAAGGCAAATAAGAAAGAATTCAAGCCTGAGACGGGAGAGGCTTCTGGATTGCTGTTGATTCCAAAAATTAATGCGGAATTGGCAATAGTAGAAGGAACGGATGCTGACGACCTTGAGAAAGGTGTTGGCCACTATAAAGGCTCGTTCTACCCTGAGGAAAATGGACAAATTGTCCTCTCGGGCCACCGTGATACAGTTTTCCGAAAAGCAGGAGACCTGGAATTGGGTGATCACCTGACGATGAAAATGCCTTATGGAGATTATACATATGAGATAACCGGCACAAAAATTGTCAGCGCAGATGATACTAGTATCATTACCCTCCAAAATTCCGAAGAAGAGCTCGTTTTAACAACATGCTATCCATTCAATTATATAGGCGATGCCCCTGACCGATATATCATCTATGCAAAAAGAATGTTAGATAAAAACTAG
- the sdhB gene encoding succinate dehydrogenase iron-sulfur subunit yields MSEKRTVRFIISRQDTPDSAPYQEEFELDYRPNMNVISALMEIRRNPVNVKGEATTPIAWDMNCLEEVCGACSMVINGRPRQSCSALVDQLEQPIRLEPMRTFPVVRDLQVDRSRMFDSLKRVKAWVPIDGTYDLGPGPRMPEKKRQWAYELSKCMTCGVCLEACPNVNDKSDFIGPQSLSQVRLFNAHPTGALNKGERLETIMGDGGLANCGNSQNCVQSCPKGIPLTTSIAALNRDTTLQAFKNFFGSDQV; encoded by the coding sequence ATGTCAGAGAAAAGAACTGTCCGTTTTATCATCAGTCGTCAGGATACTCCTGATTCAGCCCCTTATCAGGAAGAATTTGAACTTGATTACCGTCCAAATATGAACGTGATTTCCGCGCTAATGGAAATTCGTCGTAATCCTGTAAATGTAAAAGGTGAAGCCACTACTCCAATTGCCTGGGATATGAACTGCCTTGAAGAGGTTTGTGGTGCGTGTTCGATGGTCATCAATGGCCGCCCGCGTCAGTCATGTTCTGCACTGGTTGACCAGCTGGAGCAGCCAATCAGGCTTGAGCCGATGAGAACATTCCCGGTTGTCCGTGACCTTCAGGTTGACCGCAGCCGCATGTTCGATTCTTTAAAGCGTGTCAAGGCATGGGTTCCAATCGATGGTACTTACGACCTTGGACCTGGACCTCGTATGCCAGAGAAAAAGCGTCAGTGGGCTTATGAACTTTCAAAGTGTATGACTTGCGGTGTCTGCCTTGAGGCATGTCCTAACGTAAACGACAAGTCTGATTTCATCGGGCCACAGTCATTATCACAGGTTCGTCTTTTCAACGCCCACCCAACAGGTGCTTTGAACAAAGGTGAGAGACTTGAAACAATCATGGGAGACGGCGGACTTGCTAACTGCGGAAACTCACAGAACTGCGTCCAGTCTTGCCCTAAAGGCATTCCATTGACTACATCAATCGCAGCCTTGAACCGTGATACAACACTACAGGCATTCAAGAACTTCTTCGGAAGCGATCAAGTATAA
- the sdhA gene encoding succinate dehydrogenase flavoprotein subunit — translation MSKGKVIVVGGGLAGLMATIKVAETGTPVELFSLVPVKRSHSVCAQGGINGAVNTKGEGDSPWEHFDDTVYGGDFLANQPPVKAMAEAAPGIIHLLDRMGVMFNRTPEGLLDFRRFGGTQHHRTAFAGATTGQQLLYALDEQVRRHEVAGLVTKYEGWEFLGIIKDEEGVCRGVVAQNLTSMEIKSFAADAVIMATGGPGIIFGKTTNSVINTGSAAAIVYQQGGYYANGEFIQIHPTAIPGDDKLRLMSESARGEGGRVWTYKDGKPWYFLEEKYPAYGNLVPRDIATREIFDVCVSQKLGINGENMVYLDLSHKDPKELDIKLGGIIEIYEKFMGDDPRKVPMKIFPAVHYSMGGLWVDYDQMTNIPGLFAAGEVDYSQHGANRLGANSLLSAIYGGMVAGPNAIRYINGLEKSSDAISSVLFDDAVKMEQEKWDNVMSLDGTENAYVLHKELGEWMTDNVTVVRYNDRLLKTDEKIVELMERYKNININDTAKWSNQGAVFTRQLQNMLQLARVITIGAYNRNESRGAHYKPEFPDRNDEEFMKTTMAKFVDANSAPAFHYEEVDTSLIQPRKRDYSKKKGE, via the coding sequence ATGAGTAAAGGTAAGGTTATCGTAGTCGGCGGCGGTTTGGCTGGCTTAATGGCTACAATAAAAGTTGCAGAAACAGGAACTCCTGTTGAACTGTTTTCTCTTGTGCCGGTAAAACGTTCCCACTCTGTATGTGCACAGGGCGGAATCAACGGTGCAGTAAATACTAAAGGTGAAGGTGACTCTCCATGGGAGCACTTTGATGATACAGTTTACGGCGGTGACTTCCTTGCAAACCAGCCGCCTGTAAAGGCTATGGCTGAAGCAGCACCTGGAATCATCCACCTTCTTGACCGTATGGGCGTTATGTTCAACCGTACGCCAGAAGGTTTGCTTGATTTCCGCCGCTTTGGAGGTACTCAGCACCACCGTACAGCATTTGCTGGTGCGACAACTGGACAGCAGCTTCTATACGCTTTGGATGAGCAGGTGCGCCGTCATGAAGTGGCTGGTTTGGTCACAAAGTACGAAGGATGGGAATTCCTTGGAATCATTAAGGATGAAGAGGGCGTGTGCCGCGGAGTCGTTGCACAGAACCTGACTTCAATGGAAATCAAATCATTTGCTGCTGATGCTGTAATCATGGCAACTGGTGGCCCTGGTATCATTTTCGGTAAAACAACGAACTCTGTCATCAATACGGGTTCAGCTGCTGCGATCGTTTACCAGCAGGGAGGATATTATGCTAACGGTGAATTCATCCAGATTCACCCTACAGCCATCCCAGGGGATGATAAACTCCGCCTGATGAGTGAATCTGCCCGCGGTGAAGGTGGACGAGTTTGGACGTACAAAGATGGAAAGCCATGGTATTTCCTTGAAGAGAAGTATCCTGCTTATGGAAACCTAGTGCCTCGTGATATCGCTACACGTGAAATCTTCGATGTGTGCGTAAGCCAGAAGCTTGGCATCAACGGCGAGAACATGGTTTATCTTGACCTTTCACATAAGGATCCTAAAGAGCTTGATATCAAGCTTGGCGGTATCATTGAAATCTATGAGAAATTCATGGGCGATGACCCGAGAAAAGTACCAATGAAAATATTCCCTGCTGTTCACTATTCTATGGGTGGACTATGGGTTGACTATGATCAAATGACAAATATTCCTGGTCTATTTGCCGCAGGTGAAGTTGATTACTCACAGCACGGTGCGAACCGTCTTGGCGCTAACTCACTATTGTCTGCAATCTATGGCGGAATGGTAGCAGGTCCAAACGCAATCCGTTACATCAACGGACTGGAAAAGAGCTCAGATGCTATTTCTTCAGTACTGTTTGATGATGCTGTCAAGATGGAGCAGGAAAAGTGGGACAATGTCATGTCACTCGATGGCACAGAAAATGCATATGTCCTTCACAAAGAGCTAGGCGAATGGATGACTGACAATGTAACAGTTGTTCGCTACAATGATAGACTTCTGAAAACAGACGAGAAGATCGTCGAGTTGATGGAGCGCTATAAGAATATCAATATCAACGATACTGCAAAATGGAGCAACCAGGGTGCTGTGTTCACACGCCAGCTTCAAAACATGCTTCAGCTTGCACGTGTTATCACTATTGGTGCATATAACCGTAATGAAAGCCGTGGGGCTCACTATAAGCCAGAATTCCCGGATCGTAATGATGAGGAATTCATGAAAACAACGATGGCGAAGTTTGTTGATGCAAACTCTGCGCCAGCTTTCCATTATGAAGAAGTTGATACTTCATTAATCCAACCGCGTAAGCGCGATTATTCCAAGAAGAAAGGGGAGTAA
- a CDS encoding succinate dehydrogenase cytochrome b558 subunit, producing MAGRQEFYWRRLHSLLGVIPVGLFLMQHLVVNHFATGGEESFNSAAHFMEQLPFRYFLEIFIIFLPLLFHAIYGLYIAFTAKNNIGQYGYFRNWMFMLQRVSGVITLIFVAWHVWETRIAAAFGADVNFQMMETILSTPFMLWFYLIGVISTTFHFANGLWSFFVSWGITVTPRSQVISTYITIGVFIALSIVGVRAILAFV from the coding sequence ATGGCAGGTAGACAAGAGTTTTATTGGCGGAGGCTGCATTCATTGCTGGGTGTCATTCCAGTAGGTCTTTTCCTTATGCAGCACCTTGTAGTCAACCATTTTGCTACAGGGGGAGAAGAATCATTCAATAGCGCAGCACATTTTATGGAGCAGTTGCCTTTCAGGTATTTTCTAGAAATTTTCATTATCTTCTTACCATTATTATTCCATGCAATCTACGGTCTATATATTGCTTTTACAGCTAAAAACAATATAGGCCAATATGGCTATTTCAGGAACTGGATGTTCATGCTTCAGCGTGTGTCTGGTGTCATCACATTGATTTTCGTAGCATGGCATGTATGGGAAACTCGTATTGCTGCAGCATTTGGTGCAGACGTTAACTTCCAGATGATGGAGACGATACTATCAACTCCATTTATGCTTTGGTTCTATTTAATTGGTGTTATTTCTACTACTTTCCACTTTGCGAACGGATTATGGTCATTCTTCGTAAGCTGGGGAATCACTGTAACACCTCGTTCACAAGTGATTTCTACTTATATCACTATCGGAGTTTTCATTGCGCTTTCCATCGTAGGTGTCCGCGCAATCCTGGCATTTGTATAA
- a CDS encoding YslB family protein has protein sequence MSEITTSEQKTENQPIAVSEFGYELVREVLLPELLGKDTSEILYWAGKRLARKFPLATLDETIQFFQDASWGTLTIKEESRKEMVLELSSELISSRLKNNPNTTFQLEAGFIAQQMEQQKKVTAEAFEHPNKKSLKILFTIKWDKNDSIE, from the coding sequence ATGAGTGAAATAACAACTTCAGAGCAAAAAACGGAGAACCAGCCAATAGCTGTTTCCGAATTTGGGTATGAATTGGTCAGGGAAGTCCTTCTGCCAGAACTTCTCGGTAAAGATACATCAGAAATCTTGTACTGGGCTGGAAAACGCCTTGCCCGAAAGTTTCCATTAGCAACCCTTGACGAAACCATCCAGTTTTTCCAGGATGCCAGTTGGGGCACATTAACCATCAAAGAAGAATCCCGAAAAGAAATGGTGCTTGAACTTAGCAGCGAGCTAATTTCCTCCCGACTGAAGAATAATCCAAACACCACATTCCAGCTAGAAGCAGGTTTCATTGCCCAGCAAATGGAACAACAGAAAAAAGTAACAGCTGAAGCCTTCGAACACCCCAATAAAAAATCATTGAAAATTTTGTTCACGATCAAATGGGATAAGAATGATTCGATTGAGTAG
- a CDS encoding aspartate kinase, with product MGLIVQKFGGTSVGNVERIRNAASRTAEELQNGNNVVVVVSAMGKTTDHLVDMANDISSAPSKREMDMLLTTGEQITIALFSMALAQNGIEAVSYTGWQAGIKTEAVHGNARIVDIETDRIANDLESGKVVIVAGFQGVTDDGEITTLGRGGSDTTAVALAAALKADKCDIYTDVTGVFTTDPRYVKSARKLLSVSYDEMLELANLGAGVLHPRAVEFAKNYGLPLEVRSSMEKERGTTIEEENEMEQNLIVRGVAFEDQITRVSVLGVSTSLKGLSTIFTTLAQNHINVDIIVQSRTEAGTANISFSIKSNDLPETLDVLERNKESLNYQAVESETGLAKVSIVGSGMVSNPGVAAKMFEVLEGNGVQVKMVSTSEIKVSTVVEEKQMVNAVESLHEAFELYSEAVKTN from the coding sequence ATGGGATTGATTGTACAGAAATTTGGTGGAACATCAGTTGGCAACGTTGAAAGGATCAGGAATGCTGCCAGCAGGACAGCGGAAGAACTGCAGAACGGCAACAATGTCGTGGTTGTCGTATCAGCAATGGGCAAAACGACGGACCATCTTGTCGACATGGCGAATGATATTTCGAGCGCGCCATCAAAGAGAGAGATGGATATGCTTTTGACAACGGGAGAGCAAATTACAATTGCTCTTTTCTCCATGGCATTGGCGCAAAATGGGATTGAGGCTGTTTCCTACACAGGCTGGCAGGCTGGAATCAAAACGGAAGCTGTCCACGGGAATGCCCGGATTGTCGATATAGAGACGGACAGGATTGCCAACGATTTAGAGAGTGGAAAAGTGGTCATTGTCGCGGGATTCCAGGGAGTTACTGATGATGGAGAAATCACCACACTTGGACGCGGCGGGTCAGATACAACGGCAGTAGCACTTGCAGCGGCTTTGAAGGCTGATAAATGCGATATCTATACCGATGTGACGGGCGTATTCACGACCGATCCAAGATATGTGAAAAGCGCGAGGAAATTGCTGAGTGTTTCCTATGATGAAATGCTTGAGCTGGCAAACCTGGGGGCAGGTGTGCTCCACCCGCGTGCGGTGGAATTCGCAAAGAACTATGGATTGCCACTTGAAGTAAGATCCAGCATGGAAAAAGAAAGAGGCACGACCATCGAGGAGGAGAATGAAATGGAACAGAATCTAATCGTACGCGGAGTTGCGTTTGAAGACCAAATCACGAGAGTATCAGTCCTTGGAGTAAGCACTTCATTAAAAGGACTTTCAACTATATTCACAACACTTGCCCAGAACCACATCAATGTTGATATCATCGTCCAGAGCAGAACAGAGGCAGGTACTGCCAATATATCCTTCTCAATCAAGAGCAACGATCTGCCAGAGACACTGGATGTATTAGAACGAAATAAAGAATCATTAAACTATCAAGCGGTCGAATCCGAAACCGGCCTGGCAAAGGTATCAATTGTGGGTTCAGGCATGGTTTCAAATCCAGGTGTTGCTGCCAAGATGTTTGAAGTACTTGAAGGAAACGGAGTCCAGGTGAAGATGGTAAGCACATCTGAAATTAAGGTTTCAACCGTTGTTGAGGAAAAACAAATGGTAAACGCAGTAGAATCACTCCACGAAGCATTTGAGCTTTACTCCGAAGCTGTTAAGACGAATTAA